The following coding sequences lie in one Synechococcus sp. PCC 7336 genomic window:
- a CDS encoding photosystem I reaction center subunit VIII, with translation MTAAYLQPYMVMAIGLVLPAISIVALFLWIENEPA, from the coding sequence ATGACCGCAGCATATCTTCAACCCTATATGGTGATGGCAATTGGTTTGGTTCTGCCTGCTATTTCCATCGTGGCCCTGTTTTTGTGGATTGAGAACGAGCCCGCTTGA